A genomic region of Xanthomonas campestris pv. phormiicola contains the following coding sequences:
- a CDS encoding transferase produces the protein MSAASGGNRGGRWATLRQLLRRAQAPVPRPGRPYVERGWRYTSLQFKGEVTQSRMLTWWPQVLEVGYTRSMLGALLLRPEPRCIGIVGLGGGSQAKFCHRHLPQARIEAIEADADVLALRDAFHIPADDARFQALHGDGAQLLPQRRGRYDLLLLDAYDADGIPAAMRTRGFYDDCHAALTPGGVLAVNLYDTDTRQHVAHLRKIFGGRVLRMDEPEMDNHVLFAWTGAVQALDVRAALARLPWSARWQLRPTFRRLQRVFETTAWRR, from the coding sequence GTGAGCGCGGCGTCCGGCGGCAACCGCGGCGGTCGCTGGGCCACGCTGCGCCAGCTGCTGCGGCGCGCGCAGGCGCCTGTGCCGCGTCCGGGGCGGCCGTACGTGGAGCGCGGCTGGCGCTACACCAGCCTGCAGTTCAAGGGCGAGGTGACCCAGAGCCGGATGCTTACCTGGTGGCCGCAGGTGCTGGAGGTGGGCTATACCCGCAGCATGCTCGGCGCGCTGTTGCTGCGGCCGGAGCCGCGCTGCATCGGCATCGTCGGCCTGGGCGGCGGCTCGCAGGCCAAGTTCTGCCATCGGCACCTGCCGCAGGCGCGGATCGAGGCGATCGAGGCCGACGCCGACGTGCTGGCGCTGCGCGACGCCTTCCACATCCCTGCCGACGATGCGCGTTTCCAGGCGCTGCACGGCGATGGTGCGCAGCTGCTACCGCAGCGCCGCGGTCGCTACGACCTGCTTCTGCTCGATGCCTACGATGCCGACGGCATCCCCGCGGCGATGCGTACGCGCGGGTTCTACGACGATTGCCATGCCGCGCTGACGCCCGGCGGCGTGCTGGCGGTGAATCTGTACGACACCGACACCCGCCAGCACGTGGCGCACCTGCGCAAGATCTTCGGTGGCCGCGTGCTGCGCATGGACGAGCCGGAGATGGACAACCATGTGCTGTTCGCCTGGACCGGCGCTGTGCAGGCGCTGGATGTGCGCGCCGCGCTGGCGCGCCTGCCGTGGTCGGCGCGCTGGCAGTTGCGGCCGACGTTCCGTCGCCTGCAGCGGGTGTTCGAGACGACCGCCTGGCGCCGCTGA
- a CDS encoding DUF2461 domain-containing protein: MTSYFSDASFKFLRALARHNDKAWFNDNRHKYEEHVRQPFLRLITDLQPDLAQVSEHFRSDPRGVGGSLFRIHRDARFSHDKSPYKTWQGARLFHERRKQVPAPSFYLHLQPGESFVGAGLWHPEADTQRKVRQFIFDNPGSWKAAAHAPKLRRRFDFEASEVLVRPPRGFPAEFEFIDDLKHKNWVFWRQLDDATMTGPKLRALVAADLQTLGPFVDYLCAALDLEF; the protein is encoded by the coding sequence ATGACCAGTTATTTCAGCGACGCCAGCTTCAAGTTCCTGCGTGCCCTGGCGCGGCACAACGACAAGGCCTGGTTCAACGACAACCGGCACAAGTACGAAGAGCATGTGCGCCAGCCGTTCCTGCGCCTGATCACCGACCTGCAGCCGGACCTGGCCCAGGTCAGCGAGCATTTCCGCTCCGACCCGCGCGGGGTCGGCGGTTCGCTGTTCCGCATCCACCGCGACGCGCGCTTCTCCCACGACAAATCGCCGTACAAGACCTGGCAGGGCGCGCGCCTGTTCCACGAGCGGCGCAAGCAGGTGCCGGCGCCGTCGTTCTACCTCCACCTGCAGCCGGGCGAGAGCTTCGTCGGCGCAGGGCTGTGGCACCCGGAAGCGGACACGCAGCGCAAGGTGCGCCAGTTCATCTTCGACAACCCGGGCAGCTGGAAAGCCGCCGCGCATGCGCCGAAGCTGCGCCGCCGCTTCGATTTCGAGGCCAGCGAAGTGCTGGTGCGGCCGCCACGCGGTTTCCCGGCCGAGTTCGAGTTCATCGACGACCTCAAGCACAAGAACTGGGTGTTCTGGCGCCAGCTCGACGACGCCACCATGACCGGGCCGAAACTGCGCGCGCTGGTGGCGGCCGACCTGCAGACGCTGGGACCGTTCGTGGATTATTTGTGCGCGGCGCTGGATCTGGAATTCTAG
- a CDS encoding 5'-nucleotidase: MSDNAPRLLTVAITSRALFDLEEGHALFEQQGVEAYSAYQREREDDVLAPGVAFPVVRKLLALNQGTPPETPPVEVILLSRNSADTGLRIFNSIQHYGLGIVRATFTSGEATWPYVKPFGTDLFLSANPESVRRALSHGIAAATILPKPPGEHAQEAAAAAGAIDSERLSTQLRIAFDGDAVIFGDEGERFSREQGVEAFGRYERENAREPLTGGPFRNFLSALHALQSAFPAGEASPIRTALVTARSAPAHERVIRTLREWGVRLDEALFLGGRHKGPFLQAFGADIFFDDSQHNIDSAARERVAAGHVPHGVANLIAKP, translated from the coding sequence ATGTCCGACAACGCCCCCCGCCTGCTCACCGTCGCGATCACCTCGCGTGCCCTGTTCGATCTGGAAGAGGGCCATGCCCTGTTCGAGCAGCAGGGCGTGGAGGCGTACAGCGCGTACCAGCGCGAGCGCGAGGACGATGTGCTGGCGCCGGGCGTGGCGTTCCCGGTGGTGCGCAAGCTGCTGGCGCTGAACCAGGGCACGCCGCCGGAGACGCCGCCGGTGGAGGTGATCCTGCTGTCGCGCAATTCCGCCGATACCGGGCTGCGCATCTTCAATTCGATCCAGCACTACGGGCTGGGCATCGTCCGCGCCACCTTCACCTCCGGCGAGGCCACCTGGCCCTACGTCAAGCCGTTCGGCACCGACCTGTTCCTGTCGGCGAATCCGGAATCGGTGCGGCGTGCGCTCAGCCATGGCATCGCCGCGGCGACGATCCTGCCCAAGCCGCCGGGCGAACATGCGCAGGAGGCGGCCGCGGCGGCGGGGGCGATCGATTCGGAGCGCCTGTCCACGCAGCTGCGCATCGCCTTCGACGGCGATGCGGTGATCTTCGGCGACGAGGGCGAGCGCTTCTCGCGCGAGCAGGGCGTGGAGGCGTTCGGCCGCTACGAGCGCGAGAACGCGCGCGAGCCGCTGACCGGCGGGCCGTTCCGCAATTTCCTGTCCGCGCTGCATGCCTTGCAGTCCGCGTTCCCGGCCGGCGAGGCCTCGCCGATCCGCACCGCGCTGGTCACCGCGCGCTCGGCGCCGGCGCACGAGCGGGTGATCCGCACGCTGCGCGAGTGGGGCGTGCGCCTGGACGAGGCGCTGTTCCTCGGCGGCCGCCACAAGGGACCGTTCCTGCAGGCGTTCGGCGCCGACATCTTCTTCGACGACTCGCAGCACAACATCGACAGCGCCGCGCGCGAACGCGTGGCCGCCGGGCACGTGCCGCACGGCGTGGCCAACCTCATCGCCAAGCCGTGA
- a CDS encoding NAD kinase → MPSSPRICFLASTAPPALQARDQLIARYGDCAPAEADVLCALGGDGFMLQTLHRHGSLGKPVFGMKLGTVGFLMNQFRDDDLPERLAQAEPAKLRPLEMLAQTESGTTTGSLAYNEVSLLRQTRQAAHVSIDLNGQTRVDELICDGVMVATPAGSTAYNSSAHGPILPLGSHTLALTPIAPYRPRRWRGAILKADTEVRLRVLDPYKRPVSVTADSHETRDVVEVTIRESRDRLVTLLFDPEHNLEERILSEQFMV, encoded by the coding sequence CTGCCGTCTTCTCCCCGTATCTGTTTTCTTGCCAGCACCGCGCCGCCTGCGCTGCAGGCGCGCGATCAGTTGATCGCGCGCTATGGCGACTGCGCGCCTGCCGAGGCCGATGTGCTGTGCGCGCTCGGCGGCGACGGTTTCATGCTGCAGACCCTGCATCGTCATGGCAGCCTCGGCAAGCCGGTGTTCGGCATGAAGCTGGGCACGGTCGGTTTCCTGATGAACCAGTTCCGCGACGACGATCTCCCCGAGCGCCTGGCGCAGGCCGAGCCGGCCAAGCTGCGGCCGCTGGAGATGCTGGCGCAGACCGAGTCCGGCACCACCACCGGCTCGCTGGCCTACAACGAAGTGTCGCTGCTGCGGCAGACCCGCCAGGCCGCGCACGTCAGCATCGACCTCAACGGCCAGACCCGGGTCGACGAACTGATCTGCGACGGGGTGATGGTGGCCACGCCGGCCGGCAGCACCGCCTACAACTCCTCGGCGCACGGCCCGATCCTGCCGCTGGGTTCGCACACCCTGGCGCTGACCCCGATCGCCCCGTACCGGCCGCGGCGCTGGCGTGGCGCGATCCTCAAGGCCGACACCGAAGTGCGCCTGCGCGTGCTCGATCCGTACAAGCGCCCGGTCAGCGTCACCGCCGACTCGCACGAGACCCGCGACGTGGTCGAAGTCACCATCCGCGAATCGCGCGACCGCCTGGTCACCCTGCTGTTCGATCCGGAGCACAATCTGGAGGAGCGGATCTTGAGTGAGCAATTCATGGTTTAG
- the sbcB gene encoding exodeoxyribonuclease I, with product MPDSFLFYDLETFGADPRRTRIAQFAAVRTDAALNVVEEPVSFFVQPADDLLPSPIATLITGIAPQQALRDGVNEADAFARIAEQMARPQTCTLGYNSLRFDDEFVRHGLFRNFHDPYEREWRGGNSRWDLLDMLRLMHALRPEGIVWPQREDGATSFKLEQLALANGVRDGDAHEALSDVYATIGMARLFRERQPRLWDYALKLRDKRFCGGLLDVVAMQPVLHVSMRYPAARLCAAPVLPLARHPRIDSRVLVFDLEGDIEPLLRYTPEQIADRLYTPQADLPEGEQRIPLKEVHLNKAPALVAWAHLREPDFARLQLDPAQLLAKAARLREARPALAEKVRRVFGDERAAAPADVDASLYDGFLADADKRAMAQVRATPPAQLAPLETGFRDPRLPELLFRYRARNWPQTLSIAEQGRWDDYRRRRLVDDSGLSELNFDGYYAQLADLRLAHPNDATKQALLDQLAAWGQDLQRTL from the coding sequence ATGCCCGACAGCTTTCTCTTCTACGACCTGGAAACCTTCGGTGCCGATCCGCGGCGCACGCGCATCGCCCAGTTCGCGGCGGTGCGCACCGATGCGGCGCTGAACGTGGTCGAGGAGCCGGTCAGTTTCTTCGTGCAGCCGGCCGACGACCTGCTGCCCTCGCCGATCGCCACCCTGATCACCGGCATCGCCCCGCAGCAGGCCCTGCGCGACGGGGTCAACGAGGCCGATGCGTTCGCGCGCATCGCCGAGCAGATGGCGCGGCCGCAGACCTGCACGCTGGGCTACAACTCGCTGCGCTTCGACGACGAATTCGTGCGCCACGGCCTGTTCCGCAATTTCCACGATCCGTACGAGCGCGAGTGGCGCGGCGGCAATTCGCGCTGGGACCTGCTGGACATGCTGCGGCTGATGCACGCGCTGCGCCCCGAAGGCATCGTCTGGCCGCAGCGCGAGGACGGCGCCACCTCGTTCAAGCTGGAGCAGCTGGCGCTGGCCAACGGCGTGCGCGACGGCGACGCGCACGAGGCGCTGTCCGACGTGTATGCCACCATCGGCATGGCGCGGCTGTTTCGCGAGCGCCAGCCGCGGCTGTGGGACTACGCGCTGAAACTGCGCGACAAGCGCTTCTGCGGCGGCCTGCTCGACGTGGTGGCGATGCAGCCGGTGCTGCACGTGTCGATGCGCTATCCGGCCGCGCGCCTGTGCGCGGCGCCGGTGCTGCCGCTGGCGCGGCATCCGCGCATCGACAGCCGGGTGCTGGTGTTCGACCTGGAAGGCGACATCGAGCCGCTGCTGCGCTACACGCCGGAGCAGATCGCCGATCGCCTGTACACGCCGCAGGCCGACCTGCCCGAGGGCGAGCAGCGCATCCCGCTGAAGGAAGTGCACCTGAACAAGGCGCCGGCACTGGTCGCCTGGGCGCACCTGCGCGAGCCCGACTTCGCCCGCCTGCAGCTCGATCCGGCGCAGCTCCTGGCCAAGGCCGCGCGCCTGCGCGAGGCCCGGCCGGCGCTGGCCGAGAAGGTCCGCCGCGTGTTCGGCGACGAACGCGCCGCGGCCCCGGCCGACGTCGATGCGTCGCTGTACGACGGCTTCCTGGCCGATGCCGACAAGCGCGCGATGGCGCAGGTGCGGGCGACCCCGCCGGCGCAGCTGGCGCCGCTGGAAACCGGCTTCCGCGATCCGCGCCTGCCCGAACTGCTGTTCCGCTACCGTGCGCGCAACTGGCCGCAGACCCTGTCCATCGCCGAGCAGGGCCGCTGGGACGACTACCGGCGCCGGCGCCTGGTCGACGACAGCGGCCTGTCGGAACTGAACTTCGACGGCTACTACGCACAGCTGGCCGATTTACGCCTGGCTCACCCCAACGATGCTACCAAGCAGGCTCTGCTCGACCAGCTGGCCGCCTGGGGCCAAGACCTGCAACGCACCTTATGA
- a CDS encoding DUF2939 domain-containing protein: protein MKKWLALLFLALLALGGYVVAGPYLAIRGISQALEQRDAAALERYVDFPTLRVNLKAQVDDALLRRAGPELQSGLFGAALLSLAGSVSGMGVDAMVTPAGIGALLQGDALWKRASGDTVGGDTYAAPRPVQPLRQAEHRFESTSRFVATLHTADGTAVPCVFTRDGLRWKLSNILLPL from the coding sequence ATGAAAAAATGGCTGGCCTTGCTGTTCCTCGCCCTGCTCGCGCTCGGCGGCTACGTCGTCGCCGGGCCGTACCTGGCGATCCGCGGCATCAGCCAGGCGCTGGAACAGCGCGATGCGGCGGCGCTGGAGCGCTACGTCGACTTCCCCACCCTGCGCGTGAACCTGAAGGCGCAGGTCGACGATGCGCTGCTGCGTCGCGCCGGGCCGGAGCTGCAGTCCGGCCTGTTCGGCGCTGCCCTGCTGTCGCTGGCCGGCAGCGTCAGCGGCATGGGCGTGGATGCGATGGTCACCCCGGCCGGGATCGGCGCCTTGCTGCAGGGCGATGCGCTGTGGAAGCGCGCCAGCGGCGACACCGTGGGCGGCGACACCTACGCCGCACCGCGCCCGGTGCAACCGTTGCGGCAGGCCGAACACCGCTTCGAGTCGACCTCGCGCTTCGTCGCCACCCTCCACACCGCCGACGGCACCGCGGTGCCCTGCGTCTTCACCCGCGACGGGCTGCGCTGGAAGCTCAGCAACATCCTGCTGCCCCTGTAG